One segment of Tamlana crocina DNA contains the following:
- a CDS encoding peptidylprolyl isomerase: protein MKLKHLITLFFAFLAFGVNGQTSNSETLFTVDGNPVYVSEFVKVYKKNLDLVQDESQKDVDEYLKLFTNYKLKLKEAKTLGLNENANYLRELNNYKKQLAKSYMTDSKVTDALVEEAYQRVSQEINANHILVKVDENASPNDTLAAYNEIIKLRERAVKEGFEKVRAEVHNGQTVFGEQLGYFSGFRMVYKFENAAFNTPVGDISQPFRTRFGYHIVNVLDKRPSKGEVTVAHIMVVEKPNDSLAENPETRINDIYKKIEQGEDFASLAKQFSDDRNSSPKGGELAPFSSGQLRAKEFEDVAFGLENEGDISDPFKTDFGWHIVKLINKKPVPDFETLKPELANKVKRDSRSKLIDEALIDKLKAKYNIGNPPSDLQYFVAILNDDYFSRNWKLPENLDGEKPFLKIGNKQLTYQDFANYLENQQRNTTPKQSFETLVVKKYEAFLEQQLLNYQEENLENENEEYADIVTEYRDGLLLFELMENTIWNAGTTDTIAIKEYYEANKIKYVSPERIDAVVASSSKQKTLKKVAKLLKKDMAVERIKSLVNSNDAIEVIFTAEVMEANHQALPENLEFKKGISKIHKHNGGFVIVKINEVLPESQKSFEDAKGLVIADYQNHKEEKWLSELAEKYPVKVNQAVLANVKEQLNNK from the coding sequence ATGAAATTAAAACATCTTATTACTTTATTTTTTGCGTTTTTGGCTTTTGGTGTAAACGGGCAAACCAGCAACAGCGAAACCCTTTTTACGGTTGATGGAAACCCGGTTTATGTGTCGGAATTCGTTAAGGTTTACAAGAAAAACCTCGATTTGGTACAAGACGAATCGCAAAAGGATGTGGACGAATATTTAAAGCTGTTTACCAACTATAAATTAAAGTTGAAGGAAGCCAAAACCTTGGGACTGAACGAGAACGCCAATTATTTACGGGAATTGAACAACTACAAAAAGCAATTGGCCAAAAGTTACATGACCGATAGCAAAGTAACCGATGCTTTGGTGGAAGAGGCTTACCAGCGTGTGTCGCAGGAGATAAATGCCAACCATATTTTGGTAAAGGTTGATGAAAATGCCAGCCCAAACGATACTTTGGCGGCCTACAATGAAATTATAAAACTACGCGAAAGAGCCGTAAAGGAAGGTTTTGAAAAAGTGCGTGCCGAAGTACATAACGGCCAAACTGTTTTTGGCGAGCAGTTGGGATATTTTTCTGGGTTTAGAATGGTTTATAAATTTGAAAATGCGGCTTTCAATACGCCGGTAGGCGATATTTCTCAGCCATTCCGAACCCGTTTTGGTTACCATATAGTGAATGTGTTGGATAAGCGCCCATCGAAAGGCGAAGTAACCGTTGCGCATATTATGGTGGTTGAAAAACCAAACGATTCGTTGGCCGAAAATCCAGAAACGAGAATCAATGATATTTATAAAAAAATAGAGCAGGGCGAAGATTTTGCTTCGCTGGCCAAGCAGTTTTCAGATGATAGAAACTCATCGCCAAAAGGGGGTGAACTGGCGCCATTTTCTAGCGGACAATTGCGTGCCAAGGAATTTGAGGATGTGGCATTTGGTCTGGAAAACGAAGGTGATATTTCAGATCCTTTTAAAACCGATTTCGGTTGGCATATTGTAAAATTAATCAATAAGAAGCCTGTGCCCGATTTTGAAACTTTAAAGCCCGAATTGGCAAATAAAGTAAAGCGCGATAGCCGTTCAAAATTGATTGATGAGGCTTTGATTGATAAATTGAAAGCGAAGTATAACATTGGCAATCCGCCTTCCGATTTACAATATTTTGTGGCCATTTTGAACGACGATTATTTCAGTAGAAATTGGAAATTGCCTGAAAATCTTGATGGTGAAAAGCCATTTTTAAAAATAGGAAACAAGCAATTAACCTATCAGGATTTTGCCAATTACCTGGAAAATCAACAGCGTAACACCACGCCAAAACAATCTTTTGAAACCTTGGTGGTTAAAAAATACGAAGCGTTTTTGGAGCAGCAATTGTTGAATTATCAGGAAGAAAATTTGGAAAACGAAAACGAAGAATATGCCGATATCGTTACCGAATATAGAGACGGTTTGCTACTTTTCGAACTGATGGAAAACACCATTTGGAACGCCGGTACTACCGATACCATCGCGATAAAAGAATACTACGAGGCGAACAAAATCAAGTACGTATCGCCCGAGCGTATTGATGCCGTGGTAGCATCGTCATCGAAACAAAAAACCTTAAAAAAAGTAGCCAAATTATTGAAGAAGGATATGGCCGTTGAGCGCATCAAATCGTTGGTGAACAGTAACGATGCGATCGAGGTTATTTTTACTGCCGAAGTGATGGAAGCCAACCACCAAGCGCTACCTGAGAATTTGGAATTTAAAAAGGGCATTTCGAAAATTCATAAACACAATGGCGGATTCGTTATCGTAAAAATCAACGAGGTGCTTCCCGAAAGTCAAAAATCTTTCGAAGACGCCAAAGGTTTGGTCATTGCCGATTACCAAAACCATAAAGAAGAAAAATGGCTAAGCGAATTGGCCGAAAAGTATCCCGTAAAGGTAAACCAAGCGGTGCTTGCAAATGTAAAAGAACAACTTAACAACAAATAG
- a CDS encoding peptidyl-prolyl cis-trans isomerase, which yields MRGSFFIIAMLALLFSCEYLKKTDERKPVARVNESFLFKDDIKNLVPEGASAEDSTLLVQNFINRWATQQLLMDGAKFNLSEEKQNNFNKLVEQYKNDLYTKAYMEALVKKNIDTLIPDEEAESYYENNKDVFKLNEELIKFRYVNLDENMINYEDVKKRFERYNDRDKRILDSISIQFKSYSFKDSVWIRLSQAIRKIPAVTPENKEQLLKKSNFIQLKDSLGVYLMQINDVLLRNETAPLEYVRPTINQIVINKRKLDLIRELEKDITKDAVKNKQFEIYK from the coding sequence GTGCGGGGCAGTTTTTTCATAATAGCGATGCTGGCTTTGCTGTTTTCTTGCGAATATTTAAAGAAAACGGACGAGCGCAAACCCGTGGCACGGGTCAACGAAAGCTTTTTGTTTAAGGATGATATAAAAAATCTAGTGCCCGAAGGCGCTTCAGCAGAAGATAGTACCCTTTTAGTGCAAAATTTCATCAACCGTTGGGCGACCCAACAATTGCTGATGGACGGCGCTAAATTTAACCTCAGTGAAGAAAAACAGAACAACTTCAACAAACTGGTAGAACAGTACAAAAACGATTTGTACACCAAAGCGTATATGGAGGCTTTGGTGAAAAAAAATATCGATACGTTGATACCCGATGAAGAGGCCGAAAGCTATTACGAAAACAATAAAGATGTTTTTAAACTGAACGAAGAACTCATCAAGTTCAGGTACGTTAACCTTGATGAAAACATGATCAATTATGAGGATGTAAAAAAACGTTTCGAACGCTATAACGATAGGGACAAGCGTATTTTAGATTCCATTTCCATTCAGTTTAAATCCTACTCCTTTAAAGATTCGGTTTGGATAAGGCTCAGTCAAGCCATACGGAAGATTCCGGCGGTAACGCCTGAAAATAAAGAGCAATTGTTAAAAAAATCTAATTTTATACAGCTCAAAGATTCATTAGGAGTATATTTGATGCAAATTAACGATGTGCTGTTGCGAAACGAAACTGCACCGTTGGAATACGTTAGGCCAACCATAAACCAGATCGTGATCAATAAAAGGAAGTTGGACCTCATTAGGGAATTAGAAAAAGATATTACGAAAGATGCTGTTAAAAACAAACAATTTGAAATTTATAAATAA
- a CDS encoding peptidylprolyl isomerase yields the protein MLLKTNNLKFINNLKHIACIAITLFAVNVLAAQEIIADEEEVAVAETKASVSNVQTGKKVDGVAAVVGDYIVLDSDVEKEREQIKAAGGSVEGVEDCQLFGLMLEKKLYAHHAIQDSIPVSDAEIRQSVDYQIQQFLQQTNGSMERLLEFYNMEDEKTFRNEMFEINKANQLAAKMQAKIVEGVEITPEEVRSFFNNIPKDERPTFGTELKVAQIVAEPKVSDEERQKIIDRLKQFKTDVVENGASFRSKAILYSEDPGSASRGGKYTLNRKQPKMVREFRQVAFALQEGEVSDPFKTDYGYHIIMLEKIRGQEYDVAHILLTPKVSDEAVKEAKERLEKVRQRIVDGDISFADAAREASDEKETRADGGQLINPTTQDYNFELTRMDPELYAQIQNVKDGEVSLVQKEEDRTGKVSFKILMVTDRIDEHEADYARDFLKIKELALEEKKIKEIEKWQKEKIMDTYIKISGKYRDCEFSNNWLKQ from the coding sequence ATGCTGTTAAAAACAAACAATTTGAAATTTATAAATAACTTAAAACATATTGCCTGTATCGCAATAACCTTGTTTGCCGTTAATGTTTTGGCTGCCCAAGAAATTATTGCAGATGAAGAGGAAGTGGCTGTGGCCGAAACAAAAGCGTCGGTTTCCAACGTGCAAACGGGTAAAAAAGTAGATGGTGTTGCCGCTGTGGTGGGCGATTACATTGTTTTGGATTCGGATGTTGAAAAAGAGCGCGAGCAAATAAAAGCTGCCGGTGGTTCGGTTGAAGGCGTAGAAGATTGCCAATTGTTCGGTCTTATGCTTGAAAAAAAGTTGTATGCGCATCATGCCATTCAGGATAGTATTCCTGTTTCCGATGCTGAAATCCGCCAAAGTGTTGATTATCAAATCCAGCAGTTTTTGCAACAGACCAACGGTTCTATGGAACGTCTTTTGGAATTCTATAATATGGAAGACGAAAAAACATTCCGTAACGAAATGTTCGAAATCAATAAAGCCAACCAATTGGCAGCGAAAATGCAGGCCAAAATTGTTGAGGGCGTTGAAATTACTCCAGAAGAGGTGCGCTCGTTTTTCAATAATATTCCTAAAGACGAAAGACCAACGTTTGGTACCGAGTTGAAAGTGGCGCAAATTGTAGCCGAGCCCAAAGTTTCGGACGAGGAAAGGCAAAAAATCATCGACCGTTTAAAACAATTTAAAACCGATGTGGTTGAAAATGGGGCAAGTTTCCGCTCCAAAGCCATCTTGTATTCCGAAGATCCCGGGTCTGCGAGCCGCGGGGGCAAGTACACTCTAAACCGCAAGCAGCCCAAAATGGTAAGGGAATTTAGGCAAGTGGCCTTTGCTTTGCAAGAGGGCGAAGTGTCCGATCCGTTTAAAACCGATTACGGCTACCATATTATTATGTTGGAAAAAATTAGGGGGCAGGAGTACGATGTCGCACACATTTTATTAACGCCAAAGGTGTCAGACGAGGCGGTTAAAGAAGCCAAGGAACGATTGGAAAAAGTAAGACAGCGTATTGTTGATGGGGATATTTCGTTTGCCGATGCGGCGCGTGAAGCCAGTGATGAAAAGGAAACCCGAGCCGATGGCGGACAGTTGATTAACCCAACCACACAAGATTATAATTTCGAACTTACCCGTATGGATCCTGAACTGTATGCCCAAATTCAAAATGTAAAGGATGGCGAAGTGAGTTTGGTACAAAAGGAAGAAGACCGTACCGGAAAGGTGAGTTTTAAAATCTTGATGGTAACCGACAGGATTGATGAGCACGAAGCCGATTACGCCCGCGACTTTTTAAAGATTAAAGAATTGGCTCTTGAAGAAAAGAAAATCAAGGAAATTGAAAAGTGGCAAAAAGAAAAAATAATGGATACTTACATAAAAATTAGTGGAAAGTATAGAGATTGTGAGTTTTCCAATAACTGGTTAAAACAATAA
- a CDS encoding MoxR family ATPase, with translation MGDVAAIEQFVKQYKSLKNEIAKVIIGQDEVVNQILISIFSGGHSLLIGVPGLAKTLMVNTISQALGLDFKRIQFTPDLMPSDILGSEILDEDRHFKFIKGPIFSNIILADEINRTPPKTQAALLEAMQERAVTVSGHHYKLELPYFVLATQNPIEQEGTYPLPEAQLDRFMFAINLEYPTFQEEVEVVKSTTNDTKVEVKALFTAQQIIDFQHLIRRIPVADNVIEYAVAMVGKTRPNSDAAPEIVKTYIDWGAGPRASQNLILAAKTHAAINGKFSPDMEDVQAVAKSILRHRIIKNYKAEAEGVTEEQVIESLF, from the coding sequence ATGGGTGATGTCGCTGCCATCGAGCAATTTGTAAAACAATATAAAAGCCTTAAAAACGAAATAGCCAAAGTTATTATTGGGCAAGATGAAGTAGTCAATCAAATTCTCATTTCCATTTTTTCTGGAGGACATTCTTTGCTCATTGGCGTACCCGGATTAGCAAAAACGTTGATGGTCAACACCATTTCGCAAGCGTTGGGTTTAGATTTTAAGCGCATACAATTTACGCCCGATTTAATGCCCAGCGATATTTTAGGTAGCGAAATTTTAGATGAAGACCGCCATTTTAAATTCATAAAAGGCCCTATTTTCTCCAATATTATTTTGGCCGACGAGATTAACCGAACGCCACCGAAAACCCAAGCGGCTTTGTTGGAAGCCATGCAGGAGCGTGCGGTAACTGTGTCCGGACACCATTACAAACTGGAATTGCCTTATTTTGTGTTGGCTACCCAAAACCCTATTGAACAAGAAGGGACTTACCCGTTGCCGGAAGCGCAGTTAGACCGTTTTATGTTTGCCATTAATTTGGAATATCCCACTTTTCAAGAAGAGGTTGAGGTGGTAAAATCGACCACCAACGATACCAAAGTAGAAGTGAAAGCGCTTTTTACGGCACAGCAAATCATCGATTTTCAACATTTAATCCGTCGCATTCCTGTGGCCGATAATGTGATTGAATATGCTGTAGCCATGGTAGGCAAAACACGCCCAAATAGTGATGCTGCTCCCGAAATTGTAAAAACCTACATCGATTGGGGAGCAGGGCCGAGAGCTTCACAAAACCTCATTTTAGCGGCTAAAACCCACGCGGCTATAAACGGTAAGTTTTCACCCGATATGGAAGATGTTCAAGCCGTTGCCAAAAGTATCCTCAGGCATCGAATCATTAAAAACTACAAAGCGGAAGCCGAAGGGGTAACCGAAGAACAGGTTATTGAAAGCTTATTTTAA